The Antechinus flavipes isolate AdamAnt ecotype Samford, QLD, Australia chromosome 5, AdamAnt_v2, whole genome shotgun sequence DNA segment aagcatatacagaataaatattgtgagaataagtaaaaataaattcaatttaatgaaatttattatgtataaagTTGTTTGAAAAGCAGGGAACTAGCAGATAGGTGCTACTGGGAAAAAGTTATATAGAAGGTGGTGTTTGAGCTGTggcttaagaaagaaaaagattctatGAAGGGGAAGTGAATGTATTTCAGGCTTAGGGGATGGTTAGTTGCAAAGCTGAAGACTTTGGAGGTAAATATATAGTATAAGAGCAAGAGAGaaaaggccagtttggctggattgAAGAGTGAGGGCAGGGAAATAATGTACAGTAACTCAGTTAAGATAAGTTGGGACCCAATTATTAAGAGCTTCAACAGCTGAatagagaagtttatattctatcctgaggcaataggaagccactgaaattATTGATAATGACCTAGAATTATAAtcaaggatggatggatggaggatgATGAACTGGAATATGAAGTCTGAGGTAGAAAAAGCAGGTAAGAGACTAGATGATGAAGACCTGAACTGAGGTAGTTATTgtgtaaatatttctatttacacATCAACTGTAAAAGATATCATAgaggtaaaaacaaaatttggcaaGTAAGGTTTAGGAAGAATGAAGAATCAAGGATACCATGGAGGTTATGAACCCAGGAGACTAAAAAATTGGTGGAGCCTttgaaatagagaagtttggaagaggaataGATTTTGGGGCAAGTTAACAAGTTTGATGTGTTGAGTGTGAGATGTTTGTAGGACATCTAATTCGACATGTCTGATAGGCAATTGTATAGCTGGATTGAAGCTTAGCCTACACTGGGTACatttacacaaatacacacacatacacacacataatatttacacagaaatgataattaaaccaATGACAATTCAAAAGACCTAATACAGAGAATAGGATATAGCCTTTGGGGACACTCACAGTTAAGAGTGTGATATGAATGATGATCCAACACAGCAAACTAAGGAATTAGCAGACAAGAGAACCAGGAGGAGAGACTAGTTAACAGTGTCAAATGCaccagagaggtcaagaaggattagaattgagaaaaggtcatcgggggtagctagatggtgtagtggatagagcaccagccctgaaatcaggagatcctgagttcaaatttgatctcagatacttaatgcttcctagctgtgtgaccctgggcaagtcacttaactccaattgccttagggtaaaaaaaaagagagagagaaaagattatcagaatattttaattaaggattttttttttacaaagaatatCTTGCATTATCTTATTATGCACTGGataaatattgtattattttgcTTTCAAAGCTCTGAGTGTTAAATGACATGTAGGAAAATGATCCACATGCTTTTGAAGAGTTGGATTTGCAATGCCAAAATAACCATTACTTCTAACCTTTGAAAAATCCTTTAATGAATCctgtaaaatatgtttttaatgtaattttttttctgtttcttaatagTATTCTCTCCTACCTCAGGAGGAAACAAGATAGTTAGATTCTAATAAATCTTATAAAATAGACTTTATTGAAACTATTTTGGTATGAGAAAAAATACTGCTTAACACAAATATTAATAACCATGATATTTTGTGCTTCATTTTTGACATGTCATGAATCCTGCTGCctttataaaaattagaaatcaaaatttcattcttagtggatactcatcagtattttcaaatagatttaattcctataatttaaaaataaaaatttcttacttttgcaaaataaaaaaaaattacaattctattcAGAAAATGTTCTGCTATTTGTTCCAAGAGTTCTACTAATTGTATAGCTGAGTTCGACATCAAAAAAGCATAAAGAATAGTTGAATCCAGCTGGTATTTAGAGTTAATGTATGTCATAGGTATCCGCAAAACATGTCATACGATATACTTAAGTCCATAATTCCAGATTGAGAACACAATAACGGCCTTAGACAGTTAACTTGCTTTCTTACTTTTGAGCAAATCATTGAACCtgtttgttaaaattttttcatttataaaatgaggacaataaaatcacagaattgttgtgagggtcaaatgagataattgtaaaatacttaacacagtgcctagtaGATAacaagtaccatataaatgctaggttttgttattattgttgttgttgatagggtcaaatgagataatatttataaagtgcttagcacagttcatACAACAGatacttgctattattattatataaacattCTCCCTatccatataataaaaattggttttattaaGTTTGCTATGTTGTTGCTTTTACTTcagtatttgaaataaaaaaatggattCTTTATTACCAATTTTTGAAGGATATTCTACTGTCATTGGACAATGGGATACATTAGGAAGGCAAGTGTCTTCCATATGTCATCCTGTGCTAATAGCTTGGGCTACAAACACAAGAATGATACAGGCTCTACTTCCCAGAACCTGCATCCCACATCTTGAAATTCTGTATAAATAATACACAAAAACAGTTCGTGTACTTGTTCATGATACTTACAAGCATAAAAAAGAGCACTGATTTGGCAATGTTATTCTCCTTGATAATTGCACTAGTTACTACTCTATCATCTTCAGAGTATGCAGATTACCAGCTGGGTTCTTTGTGAGGCATTATTTTGAATAATTACCTCATTGAGGCTTATTTTTCACTGAGGCACTATAGCATGGTGGTAAATAGAAGCAGTAGATTTGGCCTTGAATTGCTCCCCAGACATGTACAATCCCTATTGGTGTGATTGTGGATAAGTCACCTGGACTTCCCAAACTTTGGTTCTTATTTGAAAAGAGGGATAAAAACACTCATATTAGTTTCTGTTCACATTTGTGAGAcaagcattttgaaaatcttcaagtactctataaatgtgaattattatttatcattattatcattattgttatgccaaaaattttgaaacattatATTATGGAGAACAGATGACATATCTTGAATGTAGATATAGTAATGAATAAAGTCATAAATACTTCTAGTGTGGCTGAGTAGAAAGATTACTAGCCTAAAAATGATGACTTTTGAGAAATCATTTAGCCTTACTTAGCTAGCTTCCTTATCTATTATCATGTCTAGCTTACTattttggagataaaaagaaataatttatatgcaagtactttatttttcaaagtgaTAAGTACTAAtaatttgggttttttgtatgtatttgcatGGATATTGTGCCAAGTATATTTGTATTCCTTGGTCTTCTAAAAGGCCcagtgtataaatatacatgctaTAAATGTTTGATGGTgactattattttaaattcatgatTTATCAAGAGGTTTAGAAAATCAATAGcttaaatatacttatatataaagtAGCTTAATAGCTTCAAATAATTAATGTACTTAAATAGTGTAAGTATtaaagttcaatttttaaaaaaattttaaatataatctgtCCTATGcattaggattttttaaaatgacttctcAATTTGAGGATATAGCCATCTTACATTGCTTTCATTTCTCATAAACTAGACATGGTTTTTGTTGGTTCAGGATTTGAATAATAAGAGGCTATGTTCATAATTTCCTAAAAAGAAGAGACCTCTCAATGGACTAGAAATTATTGCAGTAACTTAGAGGTCTGGAAAATAGATACTATTTTGCTTCTTCAGATACAACAAGACTTTGGCAAGATAGTTTTATTCGTATTTTAAAGGTCCTTGCAACTTTTCACTATTCAGAATTTGTCTTAATGACAGTCTGGTATGTCATCTCTTACAGGTCTTTCACCTCTGCTTTCCTCTTCTCCATTGAGGTACAAGTGACAATTGGATTTGGTGGGAGAATGATGACAGAGGAGTGCCCTTTGGCTATCACAGTTTTGATTCTTCAGAACATTGTGGGCTTAATTATCAATGCAATCATGCTGGGTTGTATATTCATGAAGACAGCTCAGGCTCACAGACGGGCAGAGACGTTGATTTTCAGCCGGCATGCAGTAATTGCAGTAAGAAATGGCAGACTGTGTTTCATGTTCCGGGTAGGTGATTTAAGGAAAAGCATGATCATTAGTGCCTCTGTTCGAATCCAAGTTGTCAAAAAAACAACCACTCCTGAAGGAGAGGTAGTGCCTATTCACCAACTTGATATCCCTGTTGACAATCCCATAGaaagtaataatatttttttggtGGCCCCTTTAATCATCTGCCATGTCATTGATAAGCGCAGCCCCTTGTATGAGATCTCAGCTAGTGACTTAGCCACCCAAGACTTAGAAGTCATTGTTATCTTAGAAGGAGTGGTTGAAACTACTGGCATTACCACTCAAGCTCGAACCTCTTACATTGCTGAGGAAATCCAGTGGGGTCACCGCTTTGTATCCATCGTGACAGAAGAGGAAGGAGTATACTCTGTTGACTACTCCAAATTTGGCAATACAGTGAAAGTGGCTGCTCCCCGATGTAGTGCCAGAGAACTAGATGAAAAGCCTTCAATACTCATCCAAACACTTCAGAAGAGTGAGCTGTCCCATCAGAACTCTCTGAGAAAGCGCAATTCCATGAGAAGGAACAATTCCATGAGAAGGAACAATTCCATAAGAAGGAACAACTCTTCTTTGATCGTGCCAAAAGTACAGTTTATCACACCAGAAGGAAATCAGAATGCAACTGAAACGTGACCTTGGGTCAACATAAATTTAATCTCTTAAGAAATCATTGAGACCCATATCAGGTGCTCCCTATGGACTATTACCCAAGACTGCAAAGGCAATTACTTGTTCTATGGCTTTGTCAATGCACTAAATTGTATTCCTATCAACACAGCAACACTTGATATTATCAATAAACAATAGCACCCAGAACAAAGACATCACCATTCACACTTGTCTTGTACATTTGGTTTTCGCAGCCAAAATTTTTAAGttatcaaagaaatgaaatattcttatACCTAAAGGTAGAAGACATTttctgaaaatgaattaaaattgcCCTTAAATAGATGTTTTGCTGTAGTAATTAATGAAAGTGAAATGCTGCATTAAGAGAGGTGTAGAAAATTGCATTGGCTACTAATAACTTGATTTGGAATTCTACATCAGAAAATTATCTGACTCACTGACCCAAtgactcatttttctttaaaaacggAAAACCAAACCTGAATCCGTGTAATGAAATCATCTTCCCACTATTGGAAAGTTTCTTTTACCAGGGATAAGTTTTGATAAGTCTGAA contains these protein-coding regions:
- the KCNJ8 gene encoding ATP-sensitive inward rectifier potassium channel 8; translation: MLARKSIIPEEYVLARIAAENLRKPRIRDRLPRARFIAKSGACNLAHKNIREQGRFLQDIFTTLVDLKWRHTLVIFTMSFLCSWLLFAIMWWLVAFAHGDIHAYMEKSGMEKSGVDSSACVTNVRSFTSAFLFSIEVQVTIGFGGRMMTEECPLAITVLILQNIVGLIINAIMLGCIFMKTAQAHRRAETLIFSRHAVIAVRNGRLCFMFRVGDLRKSMIISASVRIQVVKKTTTPEGEVVPIHQLDIPVDNPIESNNIFLVAPLIICHVIDKRSPLYEISASDLATQDLEVIVILEGVVETTGITTQARTSYIAEEIQWGHRFVSIVTEEEGVYSVDYSKFGNTVKVAAPRCSARELDEKPSILIQTLQKSELSHQNSLRKRNSMRRNNSMRRNNSIRRNNSSLIVPKVQFITPEGNQNATET